CCCGTCAACATAGACAGTAGCGAGCCTTTTCTGCTTCTCCTGCAGTTGCGAAATCTGCTCTGATATTGGAGAAAGCAGGGTTTCAAGTTCTTCCTTCCGGCGTTCCAGCGAACCGACGTACTCCTCGATGGCTTTCCGCATCTGGTCTTTGTCTTGAAGCATATCAATAAGCCGTTTTTTGACTTCTGCAGTAACTGCTTCGCCGTCAAGCACAGGGCTGTCGCATTTCGGGCTGCCGTCAAGGTGGTACTGCTTCAATTTCCCGTTGCACTTGAAAACCAGCTTTGTGCCTTTGTTATACATAGCATCGTGAAACGGGCGCTGGCAGACACCGCAGAAGATACGACCGGCAAGTATAGGCTTGGGTCTCTTGCGGTTAAACCCTCCTCTGGACTGCACTCTCTTCTCCTGCGCTTTCTCCCAGAGCATCTTGTCAATTATCGGCGGGAAGTCTACCTCAAACCACCCATCAGTTTTTTCCTTCTTTATTTTTTCGACCTGTTCTGGACTGACCTGCATTTTATCACCCCTCCAGAGATAATTTGTCCCGGCGTAAACGGTGTGAGTAAGAATACGCTGGACAGTAGCGTCGCTCCAATAAGCCTGCATTTTCCCAGCGCGCCCTTTTCGAGTTTTGCGAAATTGGTTAGGCGTAGGTATACCGAGTTCAGTCAGCTTTTCGGCAATCCGCACCATGCCCAAAGGCTGTCCTGACTCGTCTCCATAGACGTACCACTGGAAAATAAGCTTAACTATCTTGGCTTCATCTTCTCGAATTACCCATTTTTCTTTTTCGTCGTCCCACCTGTAGCCGAACGGTTGAGAGCCGCCGGAATACTTGCCTGCTTTTGCCAGCTTTTTCTTACCGGTCACCGTCCTTAATTTGATAACTTCCCTTTCATACTCCGCAAAGGTGGCGAGGATGTTTGAATGCAGTTTACCTTCGGGAGTGTCATCGTTGGACCCCTGCACGAAAATAAAGCCGTCTCCTTTAAAACCGCATCGTCTTACTTTTCGTGCTTCGTCCCGCAGGGCGGCAAAAAGGGCAAGAGAGCGGGAAAGCCTGTCTTGACGGTAGACGAAGATAGCGTCGTATTCTCCCGCTTGGTATTTCTCCCAAAGCTGATGGAGCACTGGTCTCTCATCAATACCCAGTGCTCCGCTGTAACCGTCTTCTTTGAAAATGTCTTCTTCTGTAACGTGGTAACCTCGTCTTTTTGCTTCCTCCATACAGATTTCCGCTTGAGTATCAAGAGAGGTTCCGTCTGCTTGGTCTTCTGTGGATACCCGACAGAGTATCGCAGCGCGTTTTGGTAGTCCTTTCATAATATCACCTCATCTGCGTTCCCATTACATCACACACACACACATATATATATATAAAAGAAAAGGCGCCGAAGCGCACTCTTGCACAAAAACTTATACTTACTCTAAAGATAGTGTGGTATCGAAAGGCTTAGCCTCGAAAGATTTCTCATTGAAAACGTCTCCTAAGTGAAGCGCAATTGACGTGACTTCTTCAGGAGTTAAAGTCTTACCTTCTGGCGTAGTGAAAACTACTACACCGGATTTTTCAACCCCGGGCTGAATATCACCAGAGACGTCACCTTCAGTCATAAACATATTCGCATCCAGTTGCATACTACCAACAACAGCACTACCCTGGTCTGGATAGAAAGTTAATTTATCACTGGTTTCGTTCTTAATTGTCATACCAACAAGAATACGTTCTTTTTCTACCTGCACCTCTCCAATGGTAATCTTTAATCCATTAACAGAAAATTCCTTATTAACAGCTACTTTCTTTGTGTTTTCCTCGGGTTTTGACTGAGCTTCAGATTTAGCGGAATCTGACTCAGCCCCTGTCTTTACGCCTGAAGGTTCACCACAGCCAGTTAGCGTCACAATTAAAAGCCCAATTAACAAACCAACAAGTAGTTTTCTAGTATGTAGAAACATTATACTACCTCCTTATCTAACGTTGTTTTATTTTTCTCTTTTTGACCTATCAATGCAAGAATCCCTGCAACCAGCAATACTGGAAATGCTACAACATAGCCCCACGAAATCGAAATAACCCCTCCGATAGCGCTAATGAGCATCATTATTCCAGCGACCTTTGGTTTCTTTAGTGCTAATGCACCTCCTACTAATCCAAGTAAACTAAAAAATATAGCCGTAACACCTAGACCAATTATAGAACTCGTACCTGATGCTGAAAATGAAGCATCTACTCCACCAACGAATAGCGCAAAAAGAGCTCCACCAAAACCGGCTATTCCGCCGATAATACCTAATATCATAGAAGCAACTCTCAAAAACTCACCCCCTCAAAGCACGCATATCTTTTAGTAATATTCTCCATTGGAGTTAAAAATCCTGCTACCTCGACAAGCTTTTCACCACCTCCATAAGAAAGTTACTTATACCCTTCGGAGTATAAATATATTGAGAAAGAAAGTTCCGTAGGGCATAGAGTCGTATAATTGGTTGTAATTTGAGAAAAAAGAAAGTGCCACCAATTTTACTAGGCGGCACTCTCATTTTCTTCCTTTCCCGAAGTCTCTTCCTTTTGTTCCTCCTTCTTCCGTTCTACCTTGTAACGAGCGATTTCTTCTTCCACCTCTGCGATTTTCTTCCCGTAGAATTCTATCCGCAGTTTCTGTTCCGATAATTTCAACTCCAACTTGTCAATCGTTAACTGGTCGGCTTCTGTCTGCATAGCTTCTGTGTACTCTGTGGCATATTTATCCTGCATCTGCACCGCATAGGAAAGGTTAGCGCGGTAGGTCGCTCTCCTTTTTTGAAGTTCCTGCAACTTGGGGTCTTGTTCCTTACCCTCTTTGGTAACCGTGAATTCAACTTTCATTTTTTCCGTCTCCTCTTTCTTAGATTTTTGGACTGTTTGATTATTACCCGCCATTTTACTCATCATCCTTTTTTACCTCTCGTTCCAAAATTTTCTTCAGCCGAGATAGAGCAGTGTCCACATCCCCGCCGGAATTCTTAAAGCGGCTGTAGACGCAGCCCAACTCATAAACCAGAGAAGCTGGAGCCTCTTTTACGAGCATCTCCAGCTTCCGTTCCGCGACCTTAACACAGTTTTCTTGTTCCGGGATGTCTCCGCTTTGTTCCAAACAGCGGATGATTTCCCGCACCTTCTTTTTAACTTCTCTCTTGTTCAACGGCATCAACTCCTTATCTGTTAAATATTTCCATCCGCTTAATTATATTATAATGTACATCCATGAAAATTTAAAGAGGGAACCAAAAATTTTGTCAAAATTTGTATTTTTCTTTCATTGTACATTCCCTGCGCCAAGGTCAAAAATTTTGAGCTTCTTATTGAAAGTTGCTGAGGTCAAATGTATAATATTACCATAGGCAGAGGAGGTTTTTAGAATGAAGAAGTGGAGGGTTGATTTTAACGAGTCTCTTCATCCCGAACCTTGGCGGGATTTTTACGCCCGCTATTTTCCTGAACTGGACAGGATGGACATAAAAGAGGACGGCTTCACCGTCCAGTCCCTAAAGTGCTTAAACCACGACGACAGGAAGCCTTCCGCGACGGTCAACGTCAAGTCGGGCTTTTACGTCTGCCATGTATGCGGGAGCTTTTCGCCGTACCGCTTTTTAGTTGAAATTGCAGGCATTGCGCCGGAAGACGCGAGCTATTTCATAAACGACTACCTCCGCGAGCTTTACGTAAAAGACGAACGGACAGGAAGATACATACACGCGTTCCCCCACTACGACCCCAGCCACACCTATATCCCCACACCCGGACAGGAAGAGGAATTTGAAGAGTTTATCAAAGAAGCAAAAGCGCGCCTGCGCCCGGAACTGCCGATTGTCCAAGAGTACATTACCGCCAGAGGAATCAAGTATGAAATGCTGGAGCGTTTCGAATGGGGTTATGTCCCCCATGACGAAGATGCAGGACAGGTTGAATGCTTGGTAGTCCCTTTTCGCGTGAGGGGCAAAATCAGGGCTATCAGAGGGAGGGCTTACGACGGCAGGAAAGGAGCGGTTAAAAACTCCCGTTTTTCATTGTGGAACCTCGACAGCCTTGAGGGGAAAAGCCAAGCAGTCATAGTCGAGGGAGAAAGCGACGCTTTAAGAACTATTCAGGCGCTTGAAGCCTGCGGTGTAGACATCCCTGTAGTTAGCGTGCCGGGCAACAATTTCCGCAAGGAGTGGAAACGGGAATTTGAAGGCATACGCACCATCTACCTCATCCCGCAGGACGACGACGCCAGCGCCAACTTCGTCAGGTCTGCCCTGGCGGTGCTCGGAGAAGAACGCTGTAAAGTCGTTGAACTGCCGTGGAAGCGGGGTGATGTCGGCAAAGACATCTGCGAGTGGTTGACCCGCAACGACCATACCGACCAGGAACTGGTAGAGCTAATCCCGCTTGAGGAGCACCAAGACCGGTTTTCCCGCTACTACAGGGTGGAAGAACTGCTGAAGAGAGAGCCTGCGGAGCCTGACTGGCTGGTAAGAGGGATGATAGCGAGAGGGCAAAAAATCCTTGTCCAAGGGCCGCCGAAGCAGATGAAGACGTGGTTTGTCCTAAGTTTATTGAAAGCGCTCAGCCGCGGAGAAAACGTCTGCGGGGTATCGTTCTGGAAAACTACCGTCTCTGGAGTCAAAGCCGTTATGGTGGAGGAAGAGCATTCGACCAACGCTTTAATACAGAGAGTACAGCAGAGCCTCGCTGGTACATGCAACATCGTCATCCCGCACAGGACAGGTGTAAAACTTCTCCCAAAAAACCCGGAATTTGAAGACCTGCTCAAATTTATTGACGAGTTCCGGCCTGACCTGCTGGTACTTGACCCACTGAGGAGCTTCTTCGACGGAGACGAAAACGACTCTTCCGTCATGCAGCAGGTATTTGCGCCGCTGAATATGCTCCTCCGCAAGTACCCCCACATGGCGGTCGTTGTCGTTGACCATACCGCAAAAAAGCCGTCGGACGTTCTGGTGTATGCCAGCAGGGGGTCTTCAGTCAAAGGTGCGGAAATGGACGGCGTAATAGACATCCGCAAGTTCCAGAAAGACGAAGATATAGGTGTCGTCGTCACCGGAGAGTTCCGCGACGCTGAGACTGTAGAGAACTTAAGCTTAAAATTTGAGAATGGGAATTTGGTATACGACGACGGTTTCCGCATCAACATCAAGCTGAAAGACAGCGAAGTGCGCCTGCAGAAGCTGGCGAAGCTGTTGACACAGAGGAGCTACACGCAGAAAGAGCTAACCGACTTGCTGAAAGTCAGCGACCAGACTGTGAGAAACGACATCAGCAAACTGAGGGCAGGCGGCTTCACCATTGAGGAAGAAGGGGGACATCAAGGGTCTCCAAAAACGTACACACTTACAAAGACACCCGACGGGTGGAAAGCTGACGACGAAGACAGCGATGAATAAAACAGATACTGCCGAAGGTCAAAATGTCAAAACCGCTATATATATTTTTGAGCTTTGACCTTGGTCAAATACGGGTTCGTCTGAAGCCGCTGAAGCGGGACCGCGTTGTAGACGACGGTTCCACGCTCGCAGGGCTTCAGCAAACCTTACCCGGCGGTTTGAGGCAGTAAGCCCCAAACAAGAATTATTACCAAACTTTGAGCTTTGAGCTTGATTGTTTGATAACTCTTTCCGATAAATAACCAAAGGAGGTTGGCGCAGTTGACTGTTCTCCAAAAAGAGGTTGCACAGCCGCAGGTGGTTGTCCAATCTGACGGGCGCGTTAATATACCCAAAAAGGAAGACGGCAGCGTCTGGACGCTGGAAGAACTGAGGGACAAAATGAAGTGGAGCCGCTGGCCGATGTTCGATGAACTTGAGCCGCTTTTCCGCAGATGGTGGGAACTTCGCTACAAAAACAGATTCCACCGCTACTGGACAGTTGAGGAACTAATGGAGATGAAGGACATCCAGCAGTTTTTGGGGTTGGAGAGTAGTTAATTCATATATTCAGTGAGGCAGTTTTATTTCCTTTAGATGTATAATTTACCTTTATGATTGTATTAGCAGGTTATGAAATTAGTCAGATAACTTGTTGAGGAGGGAAGCAATGTTTTATAATGACCCATTAGAAATAAGTGCTGATGTATGGATTGAATTACTTACAGATAGAGAAGTTACTACAGAACCTGACTTAATTATTCTAAAGATTATGTATGAGAGTAAAAACCATGAGATAAGAGCATCTGAGATAGCATCAAGGTTAAACATACTACATCATGGGCCAATTAACTTGCAGATAAGCAGATTTAGCAAACGTGTAATTCGTAAAACAGGAGCCCAGCCACCCTTAAGAAGAAACGGAAAACCTCGATGGTGGCACGTTCCTTTTTTAGGATACGAAAAAGCAGGAAGATTCCCTTGGATTATGCGTCCTGAACTGGTAATTGCCTTTGAAGAAGTTTTTGGTCAAAGTGATACTGAGTTCGTTTGTTCTGGAGAGATTACTATTGAAGATACCTCGTCTCTGTCCGAGGGTACAGTAAGACAAGTTTTTGTTAACCGTTATGAAAGAAGTAGACATGCAAGAAGGATATGTATCGCTCATTATGGTAGCAGGTGTGTTGTCTGTGGTTTTGATTTCGAGAAGATATATGGACCAATAGGTAAGGATAAAATTCACATACACCATCTCATACCCTTATCTGAGATACAAAAAGAATATGAAGTTGACCCTATACGAGATTTACGTCCAGTATGTCCCAATTGTCATCTTATAATTCACAGCAAGAGAGAACCTTTCACCATTGAAGAGGTAAGAAAAATGATTACTATGACCCGTAACGGTTAATAATTATTTGCATGAAGCCACCTTCGGTTTACTTTACCGAATAACACGAAAAAACGGCTTCATCCAGCCGTCCTTACTGTGTTAACGATATACAACTGTCAGCAGGAGGTTTACCCAAATTCGATAACAATTATGAAAGGCAACCAATCTAAATTAAAGCGATTCCTAAATACTGAAGGAAGTTTAATTTCACAAACTTTCGCTGCCAAACTTTTGCCTCCGGCCAAAACAAAGGGAGCATAATTGCTCTCTCTTTTATTAACAAATTATACATAAACCAACTTCTTATTATATTTACGGAAGGAACTAGATGACCAAAAGCTGATGAGTTAGGTCTGTATAATTGTGTAAAAATAGTGAGCCAAGGCAAGGCTCCCGGTAAAATGGTATTGAGCAAAAAACCAAAACCGAAGAGGTGCCTTGCAATGGCTCAATACCATGTTACCATTGATTCTGAATTATTGCAGCAGCTCTTTTTGTCAGATGCTAAAGATGCCGGCATGGCGAGACTGCTTCAATCAGTTTTGAATCAGGTGTTAGAAGCTCAAGCCACCGAGCAACTGCGAGCAGAGCCGTACGAGCGCACAGAGGAACGTTTGGGTTACCGTAAACGGGACCTACCCTCACAACCTTACCACCAGGGTAGGAACGATTACCTTAAGGGTTCCAAGGCTCAGAAACGGCAAATTTTCGACCGAGTTGTTTTCCCGGTACCAGCGCAGTGAACAGGCTTTTATACTTGCCCTGATGGAGATGGTGGTCAACGGTGTATCTACCCGCAAAGTAACCGAGATTACCGAAGAACTGTGCGGTACCAGGATCTCAAAATCACTGGTATCCGAGTTATGTAAACGATTAGACCCTATGCTGACGGCTTGGAACAACCGTCCCTTAGACGAACAAGAGTATCCTTTTGTTATCGTGGATGCCATAGTGATACGTATCCGGGAAGATAACCGGGTACGTCACCGCAGTGTCCTAATCGCCGTAGGAATCGGGGAAACCGGGCAAAGAGAAGTTCTAGGTATAAGAATTGGTGACAGCGAATCTGAAGACAGTTGGAGCGATTTCTTTGCCTGGCTTAAAGAGCGCGGCCTATCCGGCGTAGACTTAGTGGTATCTGACCAGCACGGCGGCTTAGTTAAGGCCATTAGAAAGCATTTTCAAGGTGCATCGTGGCAGAGGTGTCAGACCCACTTTATGCGTAATATCCTCGATGTCACCCCCAGTTCTTGCCGGGATGAAGTCAAGGCCAGGGTAAGAGCCATTCTGGATTCGCCTGATATGGAGACTGCTCGTTCGTTGCTCGCAAAGACCATAGACACCTTCGAAAAAAAGGCTCCCCGGGCCATGAAAATACTAGAAACCGGATTCGAAGATGCGTTGGCTGTCCTGGCTTTACCAGAAAAGTACCGCAAGCGTTTGAGAACCACGAATGGCTTAGAAAGACTTAACGAAGAAATACGGCGCCGGGAAAGAGTAATCCGCATATTTCCCAACCGAGAATCCTCTCTAAGGCTTATCGGAGCAGTGCTCCTCGAGACTGACAACAAATGGGTGCAGGGTCGCCGCTACCTGGACATGAATGATTACCTTGAATGGCGCAAACAACAGGTCCGTAATGTTACCGCTATACGCCAAGTATCATGAGTATTGGCTACATACCATTTTGCCGGATGTGTTCACACATGATTCAGGACTTGACCCACCCCGCGGGCATATTATTTAATCGGGAATGCTTACATATGGAAAGGAGCTAAGTATAGGAAAAATGCTAAAGAAAGAGCTAACAGCACGACGGATCCCAACCAGGTCTGGGAGATGAACATGACTAAGACCTAGGCAGTCGATGCTATAAAGAATTACATAGAGTTTTACAGGCATGAACGGATTCACTTAGCATTGGATTATCTCACCCGGGCCGAGTATTACCAACTAGGTACTCTAAGAAAAGTTGCCTAACCGTATTAACAAAACGGTGAGCAGTACTGAAGGATAAACAGGAAAAATGACAAAAACAAAGAATATACGAAAGCTTGCATCGAAATGCATTAAAGATGAAAAGACCACAGCTTTTGTCTAGGCGCATTTTAGGCTCGTGGCGGCAGTTCTTGCAGCCGTAACTATGAGGCCAGAAAGTTAATTGGTGCCTACGCGAAGATGACGCTGCGTGGTGCCAGTAACAATAGCACTTCTACAAGCTCGCTGATGATGAACTTTGGCGAATCGATAGCGTTCGGTGGTCCTACAGTTTGATACCACAGACGGGTAACCAGATGGTGGCCATGCTGACGGAGGCCGGGGAGTAGGTTTAAAAACAAGCAACATCGTGTCGAGAGGAGGTTACACGTGCCTACCCAGCGTTATTCTGTTACTCAACCGCACATCGAAACCCTGTTTGCGTGGATTAAGTCTGGCGAGATAGCCATTCCAGAAATACAGCGGCCGTTCGTATGGGTTCCTGTGAAAGTACGAAACTTGTTGGATTCTCTGTACAACGGTTATCCCGTCGGTTACCTCATAGCGTGGCGAAACCCGGACGTTAAACTGAAGGACGGTACCTTATCGTCTGGCAAACGTATTCTTATCGATGGACAGCAGAGGGTCACGGCACTAATGGCAGCTCTACTGGGACAAGAGGTAGTCAACAAGGATTACCGGAAGGTACGGATACGAATTGCCTTTCACCCGGCAGAGGAAAGATTCGAGGTCCTGAATTCTGCGATCGCCAAAGATGCGGCGTGGATTCCTGACATAGCAGCCGTCTTTGATCCCCACACAAGTATATTCGGTCTTGTCAATACCTATTGCGACAAAAACCCAGGTACTGATAAGGATGAGATATTCCGCAGCATCGAGAGACTGCGCGGTATTACGAGCAACCAAATAGGCCTGATTGAGCTAGACTCCGATCTGGACATCGAAACCGTTACCGAG
The sequence above is drawn from the Syntrophothermus lipocalidus DSM 12680 genome and encodes:
- a CDS encoding recombinase family protein, which encodes MKGLPKRAAILCRVSTEDQADGTSLDTQAEICMEEAKRRGYHVTEEDIFKEDGYSGALGIDERPVLHQLWEKYQAGEYDAIFVYRQDRLSRSLALFAALRDEARKVRRCGFKGDGFIFVQGSNDDTPEGKLHSNILATFAEYEREVIKLRTVTGKKKLAKAGKYSGGSQPFGYRWDDEKEKWVIREDEAKIVKLIFQWYVYGDESGQPLGMVRIAEKLTELGIPTPNQFRKTRKGRAGKMQAYWSDATVQRILTHTVYAGTNYLWRGDKMQVSPEQVEKIKKEKTDGWFEVDFPPIIDKMLWEKAQEKRVQSRGGFNRKRPKPILAGRIFCGVCQRPFHDAMYNKGTKLVFKCNGKLKQYHLDGSPKCDSPVLDGEAVTAEVKKRLIDMLQDKDQMRKAIEEYVGSLERRKEELETLLSPISEQISQLQEKQKRLATVYVDGALSHEDYKRQINELKEQELAVRRRYEHYWPEMENLTKLEQNIAVVKEAIEEELFDVRYQPDDNTVTENIAFVKVHDEKHLTVGFPQRVVTWEELLDRLQVKLWVYPDRLEVRGIVPIEDIANPKCCW
- a CDS encoding DUF4352 domain-containing protein; protein product: MFLHTRKLLVGLLIGLLIVTLTGCGEPSGVKTGAESDSAKSEAQSKPEENTKKVAVNKEFSVNGLKITIGEVQVEKERILVGMTIKNETSDKLTFYPDQGSAVVGSMQLDANMFMTEGDVSGDIQPGVEKSGVVVFTTPEGKTLTPEEVTSIALHLGDVFNEKSFEAKPFDTTLSLE
- a CDS encoding DUF4064 domain-containing protein gives rise to the protein MRVASMILGIIGGIAGFGGALFALFVGGVDASFSASGTSSIIGLGVTAIFFSLLGLVGGALALKKPKVAGIMMLISAIGGVISISWGYVVAFPVLLVAGILALIGQKEKNKTTLDKEVV
- a CDS encoding LuxR family transcriptional regulator; this translates as MPLNKREVKKKVREIIRCLEQSGDIPEQENCVKVAERKLEMLVKEAPASLVYELGCVYSRFKNSGGDVDTALSRLKKILEREVKKDDE
- a CDS encoding AAA family ATPase, which translates into the protein MKKWRVDFNESLHPEPWRDFYARYFPELDRMDIKEDGFTVQSLKCLNHDDRKPSATVNVKSGFYVCHVCGSFSPYRFLVEIAGIAPEDASYFINDYLRELYVKDERTGRYIHAFPHYDPSHTYIPTPGQEEEFEEFIKEAKARLRPELPIVQEYITARGIKYEMLERFEWGYVPHDEDAGQVECLVVPFRVRGKIRAIRGRAYDGRKGAVKNSRFSLWNLDSLEGKSQAVIVEGESDALRTIQALEACGVDIPVVSVPGNNFRKEWKREFEGIRTIYLIPQDDDASANFVRSALAVLGEERCKVVELPWKRGDVGKDICEWLTRNDHTDQELVELIPLEEHQDRFSRYYRVEELLKREPAEPDWLVRGMIARGQKILVQGPPKQMKTWFVLSLLKALSRGENVCGVSFWKTTVSGVKAVMVEEEHSTNALIQRVQQSLAGTCNIVIPHRTGVKLLPKNPEFEDLLKFIDEFRPDLLVLDPLRSFFDGDENDSSVMQQVFAPLNMLLRKYPHMAVVVVDHTAKKPSDVLVYASRGSSVKGAEMDGVIDIRKFQKDEDIGVVVTGEFRDAETVENLSLKFENGNLVYDDGFRINIKLKDSEVRLQKLAKLLTQRSYTQKELTDLLKVSDQTVRNDISKLRAGGFTIEEEGGHQGSPKTYTLTKTPDGWKADDEDSDE
- a CDS encoding HNH endonuclease codes for the protein MFYNDPLEISADVWIELLTDREVTTEPDLIILKIMYESKNHEIRASEIASRLNILHHGPINLQISRFSKRVIRKTGAQPPLRRNGKPRWWHVPFLGYEKAGRFPWIMRPELVIAFEEVFGQSDTEFVCSGEITIEDTSSLSEGTVRQVFVNRYERSRHARRICIAHYGSRCVVCGFDFEKIYGPIGKDKIHIHHLIPLSEIQKEYEVDPIRDLRPVCPNCHLIIHSKREPFTIEEVRKMITMTRNG